One window of Quercus robur chromosome 5, dhQueRobu3.1, whole genome shotgun sequence genomic DNA carries:
- the LOC126725529 gene encoding FCS-Like Zinc finger 10-like, whose amino-acid sequence MADSDSESLQSDVLGLRNISSSLFSIPGFIVGFGSKCLSESDSVRSPTSPLDLKLFSNLSNPFSLKSPRSQFQSGQRKKWDCNKVGLGIVNSLLNETKPSVEVLDSPRRKNVIFGPQVKTNIHNTPKHYLESLNSSAKSNSLPKNYIFSPLRKTRTLSPQLGGANVVFGVEGVSSEVEPIKTITSCLSDTTRSSSSHIDLTQTCSLSLKNFCPENKTSIMSSPLVISEGSQVVNSLGNKPSSLPIPIGLSHGLIDSLSAKEIELSEDYTCIISHGPNPKKTHIFGDCVLDCPTNELANFGKKEESGVKSPEVPKNPNGITPSHSDEIFSFCYFCKKRLEEGEDIYIYRGDKAFCSFECRAEEIFAEESEIAYNNTSESSPESSYHEDFFIMGMPFAS is encoded by the exons ATGGCTGATTCTGATTCAGAGTCTTTGCAATCTGATGTATTGGGCCTGAGAAATATAAGCAGCTCACTTTTCAGTATTCCTGGTTTCATTGTAGGGTTTGGTTCAAAATGTTTATCGGAGTCGGACTCAGTCAGGAGCCCTACATCTCCTTTGGATTTGAAACTTTTTTCAAATCTTAGTAATCCGTTTAGTCTTAAGTCCCCAAGATCACAATTCCAAAGTGGGCAACGAAAGAAGTGGGATTGCAATAAAGTAGGCCTTGGAATTGTAAATTCACTCTTGAATGAAACCAAACCTTCTGTGGAAGTACTTGATTCACCTCGGAGGAAGAATGTCATTTTTGGACCACAAGTGAAGACCAACATTCATAATACCCCAAAGCATTACCTTGAATCACTTAATTCTTCTGCAAAATCCAATTCTTTGCCTAAAAACTACATCTTTTCCCCACTTCGCAAAACCAGGACTCTTAGTCCCCAATTAGGTGGCGCAAATGTTGTCTTTGGGGTTGAAGGAGTTTCTTCAGAAGTTGAACCAATTAAAACTATTACATCTTGCTTGTCGGATACCACCAGGTCTTCCTCCTCACATATTGACTTAACTCAGACTTGTAGTTTGAGTTTGAAGAATTTTTGTCCTGAGAATAAAACTTCCATAATGAGTTCACCTTTGGTAATTAGTGAAGGTTCACAAGTAGTAAATTCTTTGGGTAACAAACCAAGTTCGCTTCCAATTCCGATTGGCTTGAGCCATGGGCTTATAGATTCTCTTTCTGCAAAAGAGATAGAGCTCTCTGAGGATTATACCTGTATAATTTCTCATGGTCCAAATCCtaaaaaaactcatatttttgGTGACTGTGTTTTGGATTGTCCCACAAATGAGTTGGCCAATTTTGGTAAGAAGGAAGAATCAGGGGTTAAATCGCCTGAAGTGCCTAAGAATCCAAATGGAATAACCCCATCTCACTCTGATGAGATTTTCAGCTTCTGTTATTTTTGCAAGAAAAGACTGGAAGAGGGGGAAGACATTTACATATACAG AGGTGATAAAGCATTTTGCAGTTTTGAGTGCCGTGCTGAGGAGATTTTTGCCGAGGAATCAGAGATAGCTTACAATAACACTTCTGAAAGCTCTCCTGAATCAAGCTACCATGAAGATTTCTTCATAATGGGTATGCCCTTTGCTTCATAA